One genomic region from Flagellimonas oceani encodes:
- a CDS encoding Crp/Fnr family transcriptional regulator, which yields MESRCENCIIRQFNSLRAMSKEELKKVSDTKTTKTIKKGEPLFEEGEKLNGVYCVRNGVSKLSKLSANGKDQIVKLASKGEVLGQRSVISEESTNLSAIAVSDMEVCFIPKESINTTLQKNPNFTLEVLRHMAHDLKEADDVIVNISQKTVKQRMAEAFLYLKNNFGEDSDGFLALTLSREDISNVVGTATESAIRIISEFKRKGLIHTSGKKIGIKDERKLLEMVEGF from the coding sequence ATGGAAAGCAGGTGTGAAAATTGTATCATCAGGCAGTTTAACTCTCTTCGTGCCATGAGCAAAGAGGAGCTAAAAAAAGTTTCTGATACCAAAACCACAAAAACCATTAAAAAAGGGGAGCCCCTTTTTGAGGAAGGTGAAAAACTCAATGGTGTCTATTGTGTTCGCAACGGGGTTTCCAAACTTTCCAAGTTAAGTGCCAACGGCAAGGATCAAATCGTGAAATTGGCCAGCAAGGGTGAGGTACTTGGCCAACGCTCAGTGATTTCGGAGGAGAGCACCAACCTTTCTGCCATCGCGGTAAGCGATATGGAGGTCTGTTTTATTCCAAAAGAAAGCATCAATACTACGCTTCAAAAAAACCCAAATTTTACTTTGGAGGTATTGCGCCACATGGCCCATGACCTTAAGGAGGCAGATGATGTTATCGTAAACATTTCCCAAAAAACGGTAAAACAGCGAATGGCGGAGGCCTTCCTGTACCTTAAAAATAATTTTGGCGAAGACTCCGATGGGTTTTTGGCGCTTACGCTTTCCAGGGAAGATATTTCCAATGTAGTGGGAACCGCAACCGAATCGGCCATTAGAATCATTTCTGAATTTAAGAGGAAAGGTTTGATCCATACTTCCGGTAAAAAAATCGGCATTAAGGACGAGCGCAAACTGCTTGAAATGGTAGAGGGTTTTTAG
- the ccoN gene encoding cytochrome-c oxidase, cbb3-type subunit I — MEIQQFRYDNKIVQKFLYATILWGVVGMAVGLLLAFMFLFPNLTEGISWLSFGRLRPLHTNAVIFAFVGNAIFAGVYYSLQRLLKARMFSDVLSNINFWGWQLIIVAAALTLPLGYTTSKEYAELEWPIDLAIAVVWVIFGWNMIGTILKRRQRHLYVAIWFYLATFVTVAVLHIFNSLELPVTALKSYSVYAGVQDALVQWWYGHNAVAFFLTTPFLGLMYYFVPKAANRPIYSYRLSIVHFWSLIFIYIWAGPHHLLYSSLPDWAQNLGVVFSIMLIAPSWGGMINGLLTLRGVWDKVRTDVTLKFMVVAITGYGMATFEGPMLSLKNVNAIAHFSDWIIAHVHVGALAWNGFLTFGMIYWLVPRMFKTNLHSKGLANFHFWIGTLGIVLYALPMYVAGFTQALMWKEFNPDGTLVYGNFLETVTQIIPMYWMRAIGGSLYILGMFVLLYNVVMTIRSGSKVEDEAAEAPALERVAKRRVAGETFHNWLERKPVQLTILATVAILIGGIIQIVPTILVKSNIPTITSVKPYTPLELEGRDLYIREGCVGCHSQMIRPFRSEVERYGEYAKAGEFVYDHPFLWGSKRTGPDLLRVGGKYSDSWHLNHMYDPQSTSAGSIMPSYQWLVTDEHDRTDIEAKMEAMVQLGVPYTEEDIANAQQSMAEQAEEIEKSLYTDPEFERTYEADKKYAQENGLDFVQMRDREIVALIAYLQRLGTDIKITDTAEK, encoded by the coding sequence ATGGAAATACAACAGTTCCGTTACGATAACAAAATCGTACAAAAGTTCTTATACGCTACCATACTTTGGGGCGTGGTGGGTATGGCAGTAGGTCTTTTATTGGCCTTTATGTTTTTATTCCCCAATCTTACGGAGGGCATCTCTTGGTTGAGTTTTGGACGCTTGCGTCCATTGCACACCAATGCAGTGATCTTTGCATTTGTGGGGAACGCCATTTTTGCAGGGGTGTATTACTCCTTGCAGCGTTTGCTCAAGGCCAGGATGTTCAGCGATGTGCTGAGCAACATCAATTTCTGGGGCTGGCAATTGATCATTGTCGCCGCAGCATTGACCTTGCCCTTGGGATACACAACATCCAAAGAATATGCAGAATTGGAATGGCCCATAGATTTGGCCATTGCAGTGGTTTGGGTGATTTTTGGTTGGAACATGATCGGTACCATCTTAAAAAGAAGGCAAAGGCACCTGTATGTAGCGATTTGGTTCTACCTGGCCACCTTTGTGACCGTAGCCGTGTTGCACATCTTCAATAGTTTGGAATTGCCGGTAACTGCATTAAAAAGTTATTCGGTTTATGCCGGTGTGCAGGATGCCTTGGTACAATGGTGGTACGGCCATAATGCGGTGGCCTTCTTCTTGACGACTCCTTTCTTGGGGTTGATGTACTACTTTGTTCCCAAAGCGGCGAACAGGCCCATTTATTCGTATAGACTGTCCATCGTCCACTTCTGGTCGTTGATATTCATTTACATCTGGGCAGGTCCGCACCACTTGTTGTATTCATCCTTGCCTGATTGGGCACAGAACCTAGGGGTGGTATTCTCCATAATGCTGATAGCACCTTCTTGGGGTGGTATGATCAACGGATTGTTGACACTTCGTGGAGTGTGGGATAAGGTCCGTACCGATGTCACACTAAAATTTATGGTGGTGGCCATCACCGGTTATGGTATGGCAACCTTTGAAGGCCCAATGCTTTCCCTGAAAAACGTGAATGCCATTGCCCACTTTAGTGACTGGATCATTGCCCACGTGCACGTAGGCGCCTTGGCATGGAACGGATTCTTGACCTTTGGTATGATCTATTGGTTGGTGCCCCGAATGTTCAAAACAAATTTGCACTCCAAAGGATTGGCGAACTTCCACTTCTGGATCGGGACGCTGGGAATTGTATTGTACGCCCTGCCGATGTACGTAGCCGGGTTTACCCAAGCTTTGATGTGGAAAGAATTCAACCCAGATGGTACCTTGGTTTATGGTAACTTCTTGGAAACCGTTACCCAGATCATCCCAATGTACTGGATGAGGGCCATAGGAGGTTCCCTGTACATCTTGGGGATGTTCGTATTGCTTTACAATGTGGTAATGACCATTAGGTCCGGCAGCAAAGTTGAGGATGAGGCGGCAGAAGCTCCCGCATTGGAACGCGTTGCCAAAAGACGAGTGGCCGGGGAAACCTTCCACAACTGGTTGGAAAGAAAACCCGTTCAGTTGACCATCTTGGCCACTGTGGCCATTTTGATCGGTGGTATCATCCAGATTGTACCTACTATTTTGGTGAAATCCAATATCCCGACGATAACAAGTGTCAAACCTTATACGCCATTGGAATTGGAAGGACGAGATCTTTATATTAGAGAGGGCTGTGTAGGCTGTCACTCTCAAATGATACGTCCGTTCCGTAGTGAAGTGGAACGTTACGGAGAATACGCCAAGGCGGGAGAGTTTGTGTACGACCACCCATTTTTGTGGGGCAGTAAACGTACAGGTCCCGACTTGTTGCGTGTTGGAGGCAAGTACTCCGATAGCTGGCACTTGAACCATATGTACGATCCGCAAAGTACTTCGGCAGGTTCCATCATGCCATCCTACCAATGGTTGGTTACCGATGAACACGATCGCACCGATATCGAGGCCAAAATGGAAGCCATGGTACAACTGGGGGTTCCCTATACCGAAGAGGACATCGCCAATGCTCAGCAATCCATGGCAGAGCAGGCGGAGGAAATCGAGAAGAGCCTTTATACAGACCCAGAATTCGAAAGGACCTATGAGGCGGACAAGAAATACGCCCAAGAAAACGGATTGGATTTTGTGCAAATGCGAGATCGTGAAATCGTGGCCTTGATAGCTTATCTACAGCGATTGGGCACCGATATTAAGATTACTGATACAGCTGAAAAATAG
- a CDS encoding heavy metal translocating P-type ATPase, which produces MVDSTCYHCGDECGSRSIQFDDKDFCCNGCKTVYEIFTSNGLSTFYEIEGKAGTTPNDIRQKYDFLDNQEIVERLVEFDEEGVQVVSLSIPTIHCSSCIWVLENLNKLHSAIKVSQVDFPKKTIRVTFKTEDFSLKALVLLLGSIGYEPYISLEEYNKKEKRVDRSLIYKLGVAGFAFGNVMLFSFPEYFEVEEFWLDQYKHVFRWLMFAFSLPVVFYASKDYFVSAYKGIRSKLLNIDVPIALGILVLFLRSTVDIIFDLGSGFFDSLTGLVFFLLLGKFFQQKTYAYLSFERDYKSYFPIAVTRLKKNGEEENIQIYNIEVGDRVLIRSHEIIPVDCILIKGSAEIDYSFVTGESEAVFKESGEKLFAGGKQLSGVLEVEVLKSVSQSYLTQLWGNSVFSKDKASQFQTLTDSIGKRFTIAVLSIATVATFFWLIVDASLAMNVFTSVLIIACPCAIALAAPFTLGNMLRIFGKYKFYLKNTNVIERLAKIDTAIFDKTGTLTTNIKDTIHYEGMELTEEETALLKTTLRASNHPLSRSLYDILKSNAIMTLEEFQEHTGKGIEGKYNHHSIKVGSASYVGESKTNTLTNTSVYVSADEDVKGRFVFKNTYRDGMSQIFDELSTDLELGILSGDNDGEKAQLQKVLPEKTKMLFDQKPEDKLEYIKTLQEKHKVLMVGDGLNDAGALAQGDVGLAVSENINVFSPACDGILDASKLRMLPRFIKLSRKSMRIIKMSFLLSLCYNVVGLYFAVTGQLQPVIAAILMPLSSISIVVFTTVATNYLGKELKNQES; this is translated from the coding sequence ATGGTAGACTCGACATGTTATCATTGTGGGGACGAGTGCGGTAGCCGCAGCATTCAGTTTGATGATAAGGATTTTTGTTGCAATGGTTGCAAGACCGTTTATGAAATTTTTACATCGAACGGCCTGTCCACGTTCTACGAAATAGAGGGCAAGGCAGGAACCACACCCAACGACATTAGGCAGAAATACGATTTTTTGGACAACCAAGAAATCGTAGAGCGATTGGTGGAGTTCGACGAAGAAGGTGTGCAGGTGGTCAGCCTGAGCATTCCAACTATACATTGCAGTTCTTGTATTTGGGTTTTGGAAAACTTGAACAAGCTGCATTCGGCCATTAAAGTTTCCCAGGTAGATTTTCCTAAAAAAACAATCAGAGTAACGTTTAAAACTGAAGATTTTTCTCTTAAAGCGCTAGTTCTCCTTTTGGGCAGCATTGGATACGAGCCCTACATTTCTTTGGAGGAATACAACAAAAAAGAGAAAAGGGTAGACCGTTCCTTGATCTATAAATTGGGCGTCGCGGGTTTTGCCTTTGGCAATGTGATGCTGTTCTCCTTCCCCGAGTATTTTGAAGTCGAGGAATTTTGGCTGGACCAGTACAAACACGTTTTTCGTTGGTTGATGTTCGCCTTTTCCCTGCCCGTGGTGTTTTATGCCTCTAAAGATTATTTTGTGTCGGCCTACAAGGGCATCCGCTCCAAATTATTGAACATTGATGTGCCGATTGCATTAGGAATTTTGGTCCTTTTTTTACGAAGTACAGTCGATATTATTTTTGATTTGGGTTCTGGTTTTTTTGATAGCCTTACAGGCTTGGTGTTCTTTCTGTTGTTGGGGAAATTCTTTCAGCAGAAAACCTATGCCTATCTATCGTTTGAGCGGGATTACAAATCGTATTTCCCCATAGCCGTGACCCGTCTGAAGAAAAATGGGGAAGAGGAGAATATCCAGATATACAATATTGAAGTAGGGGATAGGGTGCTCATCCGCAGCCACGAGATCATTCCTGTGGATTGTATATTAATTAAGGGAAGCGCCGAAATCGATTACAGTTTCGTAACCGGCGAATCCGAAGCGGTTTTTAAAGAATCCGGAGAAAAACTGTTCGCGGGCGGTAAGCAACTCTCGGGAGTTTTGGAAGTGGAGGTATTAAAATCAGTTTCCCAAAGTTATTTGACCCAGTTGTGGGGCAACTCCGTTTTTTCGAAAGACAAGGCAAGTCAGTTCCAGACACTTACCGATAGCATTGGCAAACGATTTACCATCGCCGTGTTGAGCATCGCTACGGTGGCCACTTTTTTTTGGCTCATTGTTGACGCCAGCTTGGCGATGAATGTGTTTACCTCGGTATTGATCATTGCCTGCCCCTGCGCCATTGCCTTGGCAGCACCGTTCACCTTGGGCAATATGCTCCGCATTTTTGGGAAGTATAAATTTTATTTGAAGAATACCAACGTTATAGAACGTTTGGCAAAAATAGACACTGCAATTTTTGATAAAACAGGAACCCTCACCACCAATATCAAAGATACCATCCACTACGAAGGTATGGAACTAACGGAGGAGGAAACTGCACTTTTAAAAACAACTTTGAGGGCATCCAACCACCCGTTGAGCCGATCTCTATACGATATTTTAAAGTCCAATGCGATAATGACTTTGGAAGAGTTTCAGGAACACACCGGAAAAGGTATCGAGGGAAAATACAATCATCACTCCATAAAAGTGGGTTCGGCATCTTATGTGGGAGAAAGCAAAACCAATACTTTGACGAACACTTCGGTCTATGTAAGTGCCGATGAAGATGTGAAGGGACGGTTTGTGTTCAAAAACACTTATCGTGACGGAATGAGTCAAATTTTTGATGAACTGTCCACAGATTTGGAGTTGGGTATTCTTTCGGGCGATAACGATGGGGAAAAAGCCCAATTACAAAAAGTACTTCCCGAAAAGACGAAGATGCTATTCGACCAAAAACCAGAGGATAAGTTGGAATATATCAAAACCCTACAAGAAAAACACAAGGTTTTGATGGTGGGCGACGGATTGAACGATGCCGGAGCTTTGGCACAAGGCGATGTGGGATTGGCCGTTTCGGAGAACATCAATGTGTTTTCACCAGCTTGTGATGGCATTTTGGACGCGAGCAAATTGCGAATGTTGCCAAGGTTCATAAAGCTGTCCAGAAAATCGATGCGCATCATTAAAATGAGTTTTTTGTTGTCGCTCTGCTACAATGTAGTGGGACTGTATTTCGCCGTTACGGGGCAGTTGCAACCGGTCATTGCCGCCATTTTGATGCCATTGAGTTCCATCAGTATAGTGGTGTTCACCACAGTGGCGACAAATTATTTGGGCAAAGAATTAAAAAATCAAGAAAGCTGA
- the ccoG gene encoding cytochrome c oxidase accessory protein CcoG, which yields MEENFRDSIGTITKEGKRNWVFPKKPSGRYYDYRKYVSYFLLVFLIAAPFVKINGHQFLLFNVLDRRFNIFGVPFWPQDFHLMVISMIIGVIFIALFTVAYGRIFCGWMCPQTIFLEMVFRRIEYWIDGDRGAQMRLAKAPWTGKKIRKRVLKWIIFFIISFFIANVFLAYLVGSDQLLSYITDGPMAHLSTMIPLLIFTGVFYFIFAWFREQVCIIACPYGRLQGVLLDNKSIVVAYDHKRGEGENGRKKFRKNEDREALGHGDCIDCLQCVNVCPTGIDIRNGTQLECVNCTACIDECDHIMESIDKPKGLIRYASEDEITKKEKFKFTPRMKGYTAILIVLTGILVGMLFMRNEIEANILRLPGQLYERKENNIISNVYTYKLVNKTTTDIENVSFELMSHKGEIKMVSQDSFTVPAEELTEGTLFIEINASALNGDKDKLKIGVYSGDKLVETTVTQFLAPRSYN from the coding sequence ATGGAAGAGAACTTTAGGGATTCCATAGGCACGATCACCAAAGAAGGAAAGCGGAATTGGGTTTTTCCCAAGAAACCTAGTGGAAGGTACTACGATTACCGAAAGTATGTTAGCTACTTTTTACTGGTCTTCTTGATTGCAGCTCCCTTTGTCAAAATCAATGGGCATCAATTCTTGCTCTTCAATGTGCTGGATAGGCGCTTCAATATATTTGGGGTTCCATTTTGGCCACAGGATTTTCACCTTATGGTGATATCCATGATCATCGGAGTGATTTTCATTGCATTGTTCACGGTGGCCTATGGCCGTATTTTTTGTGGATGGATGTGTCCGCAGACCATTTTTTTGGAAATGGTGTTCCGCCGTATCGAATATTGGATAGATGGTGACAGGGGTGCCCAAATGCGTTTGGCCAAAGCACCGTGGACGGGCAAAAAAATCAGAAAAAGAGTGTTGAAGTGGATAATTTTCTTCATCATCTCCTTTTTTATTGCCAATGTGTTCTTGGCATACTTGGTCGGAAGCGACCAGCTTCTATCATACATTACCGATGGTCCCATGGCGCACTTGAGCACTATGATCCCATTGTTGATTTTTACAGGGGTATTCTACTTCATTTTCGCATGGTTTCGGGAGCAGGTGTGCATCATTGCATGCCCTTATGGTAGATTGCAAGGGGTGCTTTTGGACAATAAATCCATTGTGGTGGCCTACGACCACAAACGGGGAGAAGGTGAAAATGGACGTAAAAAGTTTAGAAAAAATGAAGATAGGGAAGCCCTCGGACACGGTGATTGCATTGATTGCCTCCAATGCGTGAATGTTTGCCCTACCGGAATCGACATCCGGAACGGAACCCAGTTGGAGTGCGTGAACTGTACAGCCTGTATTGATGAGTGCGATCATATTATGGAGAGTATCGATAAACCCAAAGGTTTGATCAGATATGCCAGTGAAGATGAAATCACAAAAAAGGAAAAGTTCAAGTTTACGCCGCGTATGAAAGGATATACCGCAATATTGATCGTGTTGACCGGTATTTTGGTCGGAATGTTGTTTATGCGGAACGAAATCGAGGCAAACATTTTGCGTTTGCCAGGGCAGTTGTACGAGCGCAAAGAGAACAACATCATCAGTAATGTGTACACCTATAAATTGGTGAACAAGACCACAACGGATATCGAAAATGTATCTTTTGAACTGATGTCGCACAAAGGAGAAATCAAAATGGTGTCCCAAGACAGCTTTACGGTTCCAGCAGAAGAATTGACAGAGGGAACCTTGTTCATCGAAATAAATGCTTCGGCATTGAACGGCGACAAGGATAAATTAAAGATAGGGGTTTATAGTGGAGATAAACTTGTAGAGACCACGGTGACCCAGTTTTTGGCACCTAGGAGTTATAATTAA
- a CDS encoding CcoQ/FixQ family Cbb3-type cytochrome c oxidase assembly chaperone, whose translation MLKFVKEHMETIEGIANYPMVSLLIFFVFFVLLFWWVFTATKEHIREMSELPLDNDDQQNKL comes from the coding sequence ATGTTGAAATTTGTAAAAGAACATATGGAAACCATCGAGGGGATAGCCAACTATCCCATGGTTTCCCTGCTCATCTTCTTTGTGTTTTTCGTATTGCTGTTCTGGTGGGTTTTTACCGCCACCAAGGAGCACATAAGGGAGATGTCCGAACTGCCTTTGGATAACGATGATCAACAAAACAAACTATAA
- the ccoS gene encoding cbb3-type cytochrome oxidase assembly protein CcoS, with the protein MSVIYVLLAISITVAVIFFVAFVFSVKSGQYDDTYTPSVRMLFEDEVVKDKDKSNLNKKEIEQTKSTNQ; encoded by the coding sequence ATGAGTGTTATTTATGTGTTGTTGGCCATAAGCATAACGGTGGCCGTAATCTTTTTTGTAGCCTTTGTTTTCTCGGTAAAAAGCGGACAATACGATGATACCTATACCCCATCGGTAAGAATGCTGTTTGAAGATGAGGTGGTCAAGGACAAGGATAAATCAAACCTAAATAAAAAGGAAATCGAACAAACTAAAAGTACAAACCAATAA
- a CDS encoding cbb3-type cytochrome c oxidase N-terminal domain-containing protein → MSTKTPWWIRVPFLFFLIFGLMEFFIDSGDKPAIIEYPITQFFMLLVLMILIAIELILASIENIMFQTLSEEGKERYLEAKSKKYDWTWAKNLMKKLTKSRSIEREGEIVLDHNYDGIRELDNVLPPWWVYLFYGTIIFSVIYLVRFHVIGDYDQAQEYEQEMAAAQAAIEEYKRTAKDLVDASTVEFLSDESDLAAGEKIFQTNCVVCHSQDGGGGIGPNLTDKYWILGGGIKNVFTTISEGGRDGKGMVAWKQTLKPAEMAQVASYVISLGGTTPANPKEPEGEIWVDPDAPEDTNGTEPETEETAPEEMEQTTDSTKVAMN, encoded by the coding sequence ATGAGCACAAAAACACCTTGGTGGATACGAGTCCCCTTTTTATTCTTTCTGATCTTCGGATTGATGGAATTCTTTATCGACTCTGGGGACAAACCGGCAATCATTGAATATCCCATCACACAGTTTTTTATGCTGTTGGTGCTGATGATCCTTATTGCCATAGAATTGATCTTAGCTTCTATTGAGAACATTATGTTCCAAACGCTTTCAGAAGAAGGCAAGGAACGTTACTTGGAGGCCAAAAGCAAAAAGTACGACTGGACATGGGCCAAAAACCTCATGAAGAAATTGACCAAGAGCCGCTCCATCGAGCGCGAGGGCGAAATTGTACTGGACCATAATTATGATGGTATCCGTGAGTTGGACAACGTATTGCCGCCTTGGTGGGTATACCTCTTTTATGGCACCATAATTTTCTCGGTGATCTACTTGGTGCGTTTCCATGTCATTGGGGATTACGATCAAGCACAGGAGTATGAACAAGAAATGGCAGCGGCGCAAGCAGCCATTGAAGAATATAAGAGAACCGCCAAGGATTTGGTCGATGCCAGTACCGTGGAGTTCCTTTCGGATGAATCCGACTTGGCCGCGGGAGAAAAAATCTTCCAGACCAATTGCGTGGTTTGCCACTCCCAAGATGGAGGTGGGGGAATTGGTCCAAACCTGACCGATAAATACTGGATATTGGGTGGGGGCATCAAAAATGTCTTTACCACAATTTCTGAAGGTGGCCGTGACGGGAAAGGAATGGTAGCATGGAAACAAACCTTAAAACCGGCCGAAATGGCCCAGGTGGCCAGTTATGTGATTAGTTTGGGCGGCACCACACCTGCCAACCCAAAGGAACCCGAAGGAGAAATCTGGGTAGACCCGGATGCTCCGGAAGACACCAATGGAACCGAACCTGAAACGGAAGAAACTGCTCCGGAAGAAATGGAGCAGACCACAGACTCGACAAAAGTTGCCATGAACTAG